One Aneurinibacillus migulanus genomic region harbors:
- a CDS encoding class I SAM-dependent methyltransferase, with the protein MNTIVFFILEKGTKNMNNTWNKIIYKLWAPVYDLVFNSTLFLQARKTVFKNAPIPPGSRILFVGVGTGADLQLLTQEDSTVTAIDISPDMLQQAKKKYGDSQLITFMEMDAQHMNFSDESFDIVIANLVVSVVPDPMLCMKEIIRVTRKEGHILIFDKFGPDDKKLSIRKKIIRPFVSILGTDIGRSFAEMVAPHLETVKQQENAPVLFNGMYRKILLQKVK; encoded by the coding sequence ATGAATACAATTGTATTTTTTATTTTAGAGAAAGGAACAAAGAATATGAATAATACCTGGAATAAAATTATTTATAAACTGTGGGCTCCTGTTTATGATTTGGTTTTTAACTCTACTCTTTTTTTACAGGCACGCAAAACTGTGTTCAAGAATGCTCCAATCCCACCAGGAAGCCGCATCCTTTTCGTGGGGGTAGGAACAGGCGCCGATTTACAGCTACTTACACAAGAAGATAGTACAGTAACTGCAATTGACATCTCTCCCGATATGCTTCAGCAGGCAAAAAAGAAATACGGCGATTCACAGCTAATCACTTTTATGGAAATGGATGCGCAGCATATGAACTTTTCTGATGAATCCTTTGATATCGTTATTGCTAATCTTGTTGTTTCTGTCGTACCCGACCCAATGCTTTGCATGAAAGAAATCATCCGTGTTACACGGAAAGAAGGACATATTCTTATTTTTGACAAGTTTGGCCCTGATGATAAAAAATTATCCATCAGAAAAAAAATAATCCGCCCCTTTGTTTCGATTTTAGGAACGGATATTGGACGAAGCTTCGCGGAAATGGTAGCACCTCACCTGGAGACGGTTAAACAACAGGAGAACGCTCCAGTATTATTTAATGGCATGTACCGGAAAATCCTTTTGCAAAAGGTAAAGTAG
- a CDS encoding MFS transporter has product MSSTSISSLFRNRFVQAILLAGLFLQIGIWVRNFSVLLYVVEMTNGDAFAVSMVSVAEFAPIFIFSFIGGTFADRWRPKRTMIWCDILSSASVFAVLLTLIFGSWKAVFFATLFSAILSQFSQPSGLKLFKMHVPAEQIQAGMSIYQTIFAVFMVLGPVLGTFVYQVFGIQVAIAITGLAFLMSAAALLFLPPDRDINEEKTMQSTLLQEMADGIRYVLSKKVLTLLGVCFLAAGLAIGLIQPLGVFLVTERLGLEKEYLQWLMAANGIGMIVGGGLAMAFAKSVAPQKMLAFGMFVDAIVMVVSGMSTTPWITLTAQLFGGLVLPCIQIGINTMILQNTEEQYIGRVNGILSPLFTGAMVVTMSMAGSLKNSFSLVTMYEAAGLLFIFGLLFILPLYRLPAIVKEPGT; this is encoded by the coding sequence TTGTCTTCAACATCCATATCTAGCCTGTTCCGCAACCGCTTCGTGCAGGCAATTTTACTGGCCGGTCTTTTTCTTCAAATCGGCATTTGGGTACGTAATTTTTCCGTGCTGCTATATGTAGTAGAAATGACCAACGGAGACGCATTTGCGGTCTCCATGGTTTCGGTTGCTGAGTTTGCTCCGATTTTTATTTTCTCGTTTATCGGGGGAACCTTCGCCGATCGCTGGCGACCCAAGCGAACGATGATTTGGTGTGATATATTAAGCTCTGCATCCGTATTCGCCGTTTTGCTTACACTCATCTTTGGATCGTGGAAGGCGGTCTTTTTCGCCACCTTATTCTCGGCAATTTTGTCCCAATTCTCTCAACCATCCGGGTTGAAGCTGTTTAAAATGCATGTGCCGGCTGAGCAGATACAGGCTGGTATGTCGATTTATCAAACCATCTTTGCCGTATTTATGGTATTAGGCCCGGTTCTTGGAACGTTCGTTTATCAAGTCTTTGGTATTCAAGTTGCGATTGCGATTACAGGGCTTGCATTCCTTATGTCCGCTGCTGCTTTGTTATTTCTACCACCTGATCGCGACATAAACGAAGAAAAGACGATGCAGTCTACGCTTCTTCAAGAGATGGCCGATGGGATTCGCTATGTATTGTCCAAGAAAGTGCTGACATTGCTAGGGGTCTGTTTCCTTGCAGCTGGTTTGGCGATCGGTCTTATTCAACCGCTCGGTGTTTTTCTTGTTACGGAACGACTCGGACTAGAGAAAGAATATTTGCAATGGCTAATGGCTGCCAATGGGATCGGTATGATTGTGGGCGGCGGATTGGCTATGGCTTTCGCTAAATCGGTTGCTCCGCAAAAAATGCTGGCGTTCGGCATGTTTGTCGATGCCATTGTCATGGTTGTGTCCGGCATGTCAACAACTCCATGGATAACATTAACTGCACAGCTTTTCGGCGGCTTAGTGTTGCCGTGCATTCAAATCGGCATTAATACAATGATTTTGCAGAATACGGAAGAGCAGTATATAGGTCGGGTCAATGGCATTCTCAGTCCATTGTTTACCGGAGCGATGGTGGTTACGATGAGCATGGCAGGTTCGCTCAAAAACTCATTCTCTCTTGTTACGATGTATGAAGCAGCAGGTCTTCTGTTTATCTTCGGTTTGCTCTTCATTTTGCCATTATATCGACTACCAGCTATCGTCAAGGAACCTGGAACATAA